The Streptomyces sp. ALI-76-A nucleotide sequence GTCGGACGGGTCGATGACCACGGTGCCGTCGAGGGCGACGTTCGACCAGACGTCATGGCGGGAGGTCGCCGGGAGGATGACGAGGGCGTAGCCGCGGGCGAGCGCGGCGGAGGTGGCGGCCCGCGCCATCTCCGCGAAATACGCGAACTCCGTGAAGGTGAAAGGTTCATCCCCGTACGTCGTCACGGTCAGACCGATCAGTCCCGACTTGCCGGTACGGAGCGTGCGGGCCGCGGCCGAGGGGCGGTGCCCCAGTCGGTCGGCGACCTCGCGGACATGTCGTCGGGTGGCGTCCGGGAGCCGGCCCTTCCCGTTGAGGGCGTCGGAGACGGTCGTGATGGAGACTCCGGCGGCGGCGACGTCTCTGATGCCCGCTCGTCCCGGCCGGCTGCCTCGCCGTGAGGTTTCCGCGCGGCTCACCTGGTGCTTCCCTGCGTGCGGGTCGTCCACAGAGCGCTATCCATGAGTTTGCTCCTGATGTGTGTCGGGGTGGTCAATACTTCTTGCGCCGGCGCGCGAGACGCCAGCGGTAGAGGGAGGTCGGCACGCGGTTGGACTTCCGCCGGTTGTGCCGGCGGCAGAGCATCTGGCCGTTCCACAGCTCAGTCGCCCCGCCGCGGCTCCAGGGGTGTATGTGATCGGCCTCGGTTCCCGGTGCCGGGCACCGGAACCAGAGGGGCGGTTTGTGCTCGCACCGGCCGTTGGCCTGGCGGATGAGTTGCTGCTTCTGGGGCCAGCTGAAGAGCCGGGTGGGATCACGCCAGCGCCGCTTACGGCCAACGCCGGCGGCGAGGCACAGGATGCCGAGCGCGGCAACGGCTAGGCAGGCGAGCAGCACAGTCGGGCAGGCAGCATGGCGCTCAGTGCAGGTCGTTGCTGAAGGAGATCAGTTCACGGGCTACGACCAGGACGCCGGCCCAGCCAGCTGCTTCACAGTCGTCGGTGAGCCGCCGGACTTCAGTGCCCCGCGAGAGGTTCACGCTGCGGGCTCCATCGTGGACCTCGACCATGACGTAGGGCTCGTCGTTCTCGTTAGCGAGGACGGAGGTGTCCAGCCCAGGGACGAGTCCGGATTCACGCAGGGCCATCGCGACCAGATGGACGGTGGCGTTGAAATGCTCCGAGTCACAGAACGGTGTGGTGCCGTCTTCGAAACCATCGGGATCGATCAGCGGAATGGCTGCGAGAGCTGCTCTCTTCAGGGCCCGGGTGATCTCCTCGTGGGGCTTACGGTGCTCTGCGCTTATGTCGAGCTGGGAGACGATGGGACACTTGGGCATGGTCGAAGGTTGCTTTCTGCATTGGGCGAGCCGGACAGCGAACTTCCGAGGAGACCGGAGTGGCTCCTCGGCGGTTCGGATGGGACGTCCTCAGAAGTCGGGTCGGCGTCAAGCACGTTGGCTCCGTGGGTCGGTCGGGGGTGGGGTCAGGAGTGGCGGGGAGCGGCCTGCCGGTCGTGGAAGTGGTCGATGACTGCGGCTGCGGCACCTTCGGGGGAACGGTAGGACTCGGTGATGCCGGGGCCGGTCCAGCGGCCGTCCACCGTGCGCTGGATAGGGCCGGTCTCGCTGTCGCCGACGCGGACCGAGCGGGTGCCGGCGTCGGACTCGGCGCCCAGATCGGCGTCCTGAAGAATGTGGAGGATCGTGCGGACGCTGCCGTGGCGGCCGGCGTCCTCGAGCAGGAGGGCGGTGGCTTCCAGGCGCGCGCTCGTGTCGGTCGCAATGTTGGACAGTTCCTGCGCCAGGGCGTGGACTTCGGCCGCCGTGTCGGGGACGGCGCCGTCGACGCTGCGGGCCGCGGTGGCCAGTTCGTCCAGGGCGGAGGCGGTAGTACGGCAGACGGACCGGTTCTTCGCGCAGGGACCGCTCGGCAGCTGGGCTGCCCCATCGTCGAGCGCGCGGAGGGCGGCGTCCGGGAGGGAGGGAAGAGCGTGGAGGCTGGCCTGGAGGTCGCGGTAGGTGCGAAAGGCGGTGGCGAGGGCCTGGTCGGCGGCATGGGGGTCGGGGAAGGGGCCACCGAGGTTGGCGGGGGGCGCCGTAGCGGTGGCGCGGAGGCGGGCTGCGGCCAGTTCGGTGAAGGCCAGCAGGCGAGCGAGGGGGAAGGCCATCCATTCGCGCTCGTCACCGGTGGCCTGGGAAAGCAGGGCTCGGGCGGGTTCACGGATCTGGTCCAGGAGGCGGAGGACGCGCAGGCATCCGCTGCGGGTCCCAATGGCGAAGTGCTCCCGCACAATGGCCTCCAGGCCGTCGAGGATCGCGGCCACGTACTCCTGGCGCAAGGCGTGGAAGAAGTAGGCGCGG carries:
- a CDS encoding HNH endonuclease; the encoded protein is MLLACLAVAALGILCLAAGVGRKRRWRDPTRLFSWPQKQQLIRQANGRCEHKPPLWFRCPAPGTEADHIHPWSRGGATELWNGQMLCRRHNRRKSNRVPTSLYRWRLARRRKKY